The Macaca fascicularis isolate 582-1 chromosome 12, T2T-MFA8v1.1 genome has a segment encoding these proteins:
- the DDX18 gene encoding ATP-dependent RNA helicase DDX18: MSHLPMKLLRKKIEKRNLKLRQRNLKLQGASNLTLSETQNGDVSEETMGGGKVKKSKHCVNVGLSETQNGNMSQEAVGNIKVKKSPQKSTVLTNGEAAMQSPNSESKKKKKKKKRKTVNDAGPDAKKAKTENKGESEEENAKTPKETENNVEKPDNDEDDSEVPSLPLGLTGAFEDTSFASLCNLVNENTLKAIKEMGFTNMTEIQHKSIRPLLEGRDLLAAAKTGSGKTLAFLIPAVELIVKLKFMPRNGTGVLILSPTRELAMQTFGVLKELMTHHVHTYGLIMGGSNRSAEAQKLANGINIIVATPGRLLDHMQNTPGFMYKNLQCLVIDEADRILDVGFEEELKQIIKLLPTRRQTMLFSATQTRKVEDLARISLKKEPLYVGVDDDKANATVDGLEQGYVVCPSEKRFLLLFTFLKKNRKKKLMVFFSSCMSVKYHYELLNYIDLPVLAIHGKQKQNKRTTTFFQFCNADSGTLLCTDVAARGLDIPEVDWIVQYDPPDDPKEYIHRVGRTARGLNGRGHALLILRPEELGFLRYLKQSKVPLSEFDFSWSKISDIQSQLEKLIEKNYFLHKSAQEAYKSYIRAYDSHSLKQIFNVNNLNLPQVALSFGFKVPPFVDLNVNSNEGKQRKRGGGGGFGYQKTKKVEKSKIFKHISKKSSDSRQFCH; this comes from the exons ATGTCTCACCTGCCGATGAAACTCCTGCGTAAGAAGATCGAGAAGCGCAACCTCAAATTGCGGCAGCGGAACCTAAAGTTGCAGG GGGCCTCAAATCTGACCctatcagaaactcaaaatggAGATGTATCTGAAGAAACAATGGGAGGTGGAAaggttaaaaaatcaaaacattgtgTGAATGTGggcttatcagaaactcaaaatggAAACATGTCTCAAGAAGCAGTgggaaatataaaagttaaaaaatctcCCCAGAAATCCACCGTATTAACCAATGGAGAAGCAGCAATGCAGTCTCCCAATTcagaatcaaaaaagaaaaagaagaagaaaaagaggaaaacgGTGAATGATGCTGGGCCTG atgcaaaaaaagcaaaaactgaaaacaaaggggaatctgaagaagaaaatgcCAAGACtcctaaagaaacagaaaataacgTGGAGAAGCCAGATAATGATGAAGATGACAGTGAGGTGCCCAGCCTGCCCCTGGGACTGACAG GAGCTTTTGAGGATACTTCGTTTGCTTCTCTATGTAATCTTGTCAATGAAAACACTCTGAAGGCAATAAAAGAAATGGGTTTTACAAACATGACTGAAATTCAGCATAAAAGTATCAGACCACTTCTGGAAGGCAG GGATCTTCTAGCAGCTGCAAAAACAGGCAGTGGTAAAACCTTGGCTTTTCTCATCCCTGCAGTTGAACTCATTGTCAAGTTAAAGTTCATGCCCAGGAATG gAACGGGAGTCCTTATTCTCTCACCTACCAGAGAACTAGCCATGCAAACTTTTGGTGTTCTTAAGGAGCTAATGACTCACCACGTGCATACCTATGGCTTGATAATGGGTGGCAGTAACAGATCTGCTGAAGCACAGAAACTCGCTAATGGGATCAACATCATTGTGGCCACACCAGGCCGTCTGTTGGACCATATGCAG AATACCCCAGGGTTTATGTATAAAAACCTTCAGTGTCTGGTTATTGATGAAGCTGATCGTATCTTGGATGTTGGATTTGaagaagaattaaagcaaatTATTAAACTTTTGCCAA CACGTAGACAGACTATGCTCTTTTCTGCCACCCAAACTCGAAAAGTTGAAGACCTGGCAAGGATTTCTCTGAAAAAGGAGCCATTGTATGTTGGTGTTGATGATGACAAAGCTAATGCAACAGTGGATGGTCTTGAGCAG GGATACGTTGTTTGTCCTTCTGAAAAGAGATTCCTTCTGCTCTTTACATTCCTTAAGAAGAACCGAAAGAAGAAGCTCATGGTCTTCTTTTCGTCTTGTATGTCTGTGAAATACCACTATGAGTTGCTGAACTACATTGATTTGCCCGTCTTGGCCATTCAT ggaaagcaaaagcaaaataagcGTACAACCACATTCTTCCAGTTCTGCAACGCAGATTCGGGAACACTATTGTGTACGGATGTGGCAGCAAGAGGACTAGACATTCCTGAAGTCGACTGGATTGTTCAGTATGACCCTCCGGATGACCCTAAG GAATATATTCATCGTGTGGGTAGAACAGCCAGGGGCCTAAATGGGAGAGGGCATGCCTTGCTTATATTGCGCCCAGAAGAATTGGGTTTTCTTCGCTACTTGAAACAATCCAAG GTTCCATTAAGTGAATTTGACTTTTCCTGGTCTAAAATTTCTGAcattcagtctcag CTTGAGAAATTGATCGAAAAGAACTACTTTCTTCATAAGTCAGCCCAGGAAGCATATAAGTCATACATACGAGCCTATGATTCCCATTCTCTGAAACAGATCTTTAATGTTAATAACTTAAACTTGCCTCAAGTTGCTCTGTCATTTGGTTTCAAGGTGCCTCCCTTCGTTGATCTGA ACGTCAACAGCAACGAAGGCAAGCAGAGAAAGCGAGGAGGTGGTGGTGGATTTGGCTACCAGAAAACCAAGAAAGTTGAGAAGTCCAAAATCTTTAAACACATTAGCAAGAAATCATCTGACAGCAGGCAGTTCTGTCACTGA